A single window of Marinobacter sp. LA51 DNA harbors:
- a CDS encoding acyl-CoA synthetase, whose protein sequence is MTSIFDQGLAPVDANYAVQSPVDFIERTASVYPEFPAVIHGKLRYTWAQTYERSVRLGSALKKRGIGRGDTVAVMLPNIPAMVESHFGVPMIGAVLNTLNVRLDAEAIAFMLEHGEAKVIIADREFGAVINDAVSRLKHKPLVIDVDDPEYGEGVQVSDFDYEALLQEGDPDFQWSYPADEWDAISLNYTSGTTGNPKGVVYHHRGAYLNALGNQAVWSMGMHPIYLWTLPMFHCNGWCFPWTITAMAGTHVCLRRVDPEKILQLIQEHQVTHMCGAPIVLNGLLNVPESARATIDHEVKSMTAGAAPPAQVIGAIEEMGIQVTHVYGLTEVYGPVTVCAWKSEWDQLPLHDRARKKARQGVRYQTLGGTMVGDSNTMEPVPKDGETIGEIFLRGNTVMKGYLKNPKATEEAFRGGWFHTGDLAVWHEDGYMEIKDRLKDIIISGGENISTIEVEDTLYRHPGVMEAAVVARPDEKWGETPCAFITLKPDAGDVSEADIISFCRQHLAGFKVPKTIVFSELPKTSTGKIQKFVLRDQAKDLD, encoded by the coding sequence ATGACCTCAATCTTCGATCAGGGCCTTGCGCCCGTTGACGCCAATTACGCCGTCCAGTCCCCCGTCGATTTTATTGAACGCACCGCCAGTGTGTACCCGGAGTTTCCGGCGGTCATCCACGGCAAGCTGCGCTACACCTGGGCCCAGACCTACGAGCGCAGTGTGCGCCTGGGTTCGGCGCTGAAAAAGCGTGGCATTGGTCGGGGTGACACCGTCGCGGTGATGCTGCCGAACATTCCGGCTATGGTGGAGAGCCATTTCGGGGTGCCTATGATCGGCGCGGTTCTGAATACCCTGAATGTTCGGCTGGATGCCGAGGCCATTGCCTTCATGCTCGAACACGGCGAAGCAAAAGTCATCATCGCCGATCGCGAGTTTGGTGCGGTGATTAACGACGCGGTCAGCCGGCTGAAACACAAACCCCTGGTGATTGATGTTGATGACCCGGAATACGGTGAAGGCGTTCAGGTCAGTGACTTCGACTACGAAGCGTTGCTGCAGGAAGGCGATCCCGACTTCCAGTGGAGTTACCCGGCGGATGAATGGGACGCCATTTCCCTGAATTACACCTCGGGCACCACCGGCAATCCCAAGGGTGTGGTCTACCACCACCGCGGCGCCTACCTGAATGCGCTGGGTAACCAGGCGGTATGGTCCATGGGCATGCATCCGATTTATCTCTGGACCCTACCGATGTTCCACTGCAACGGCTGGTGTTTTCCGTGGACCATCACGGCCATGGCAGGCACCCATGTGTGCCTGCGCCGGGTAGATCCGGAAAAGATTCTGCAGCTGATTCAGGAGCACCAGGTGACGCATATGTGTGGTGCACCGATTGTTCTCAATGGTCTGCTTAATGTGCCTGAATCTGCCCGGGCCACCATCGATCACGAAGTGAAGTCCATGACCGCCGGTGCGGCGCCGCCGGCCCAGGTGATCGGTGCGATCGAGGAAATGGGTATTCAGGTGACTCACGTATACGGACTGACCGAGGTTTATGGTCCGGTCACCGTGTGTGCCTGGAAATCGGAATGGGATCAGCTGCCCCTGCACGACCGCGCCCGCAAGAAAGCCCGTCAGGGTGTTCGTTATCAAACCCTCGGTGGCACCATGGTGGGTGACTCCAACACCATGGAACCGGTACCGAAAGATGGCGAAACTATTGGTGAAATCTTCCTGCGCGGCAACACCGTGATGAAGGGCTACCTGAAGAATCCAAAGGCAACCGAAGAGGCCTTCCGGGGTGGCTGGTTTCACACCGGAGATCTGGCGGTGTGGCACGAGGATGGCTACATGGAAATCAAGGACCGCCTGAAGGACATCATCATTTCCGGCGGCGAGAATATTTCCACCATTGAGGTAGAGGATACTCTCTACCGTCATCCCGGAGTCATGGAAGCGGCTGTAGTGGCCCGTCCCGATGAGAAGTGGGGCGAGACGCCCTGTGCCTTCATCACCCTGAAGCCGGACGCCGGCGACGTCAGCGAGGCGGATATCATCAGCTTTTGTCGTCAGCATCTCGCCGGATTCAAAGTACCGAAAACCATTGTTTTTTCGGAGCTGCCAAAAACCTCGACTGGCAAGATTCAGAAGTTTGTTTTGAGGGATCAGGCGAAAGATCTGGACTGA